The following coding sequences lie in one Xanthomonas hyacinthi genomic window:
- a CDS encoding tryptophan 2,3-dioxygenase → MPVEHNQRPLEAGIHTDLEGRLTYGGYLRLDQLLSAQQPLSDPPHHDEMLFIIQHQTSELWLKLLAHELRAAIAHLQRDQIWQCRKVLARSKQVLRQLTEQWSVLETLTPSEYMGFRDVLGPASGFQSLQYRTIEFLLGNKNVQMLRVFGHDPHGQAALQAVLEAPSLYEEFLRYLTRFGHAIPEQYRARDWRQPHVSDPLLRPVFERIYENTDRYWREYSLCEDLVDLETQFQLWRFRHMRTVMRVIGFKRGTGGSSGVGFLQQALALTFFPELFEVRTSVGLPDGRDATLPGAAAGSAESGA, encoded by the coding sequence ATGCCCGTCGAACACAACCAGCGCCCGCTCGAAGCCGGCATCCACACCGACCTGGAAGGCCGCCTGACCTACGGCGGCTACCTGCGGCTGGACCAGCTGCTGTCCGCGCAGCAGCCGCTGTCCGACCCGCCGCACCATGACGAGATGCTGTTCATCATCCAGCACCAGACCTCCGAGCTGTGGCTGAAGCTGCTGGCGCACGAGCTGCGCGCGGCGATCGCGCACCTGCAGCGCGACCAGATCTGGCAGTGCCGCAAGGTGCTGGCGCGCAGCAAGCAGGTGCTGCGCCAGTTGACCGAGCAGTGGTCGGTGCTGGAGACGCTGACCCCGTCCGAATACATGGGCTTCCGCGACGTGCTCGGCCCGGCCTCCGGCTTCCAGTCGCTGCAGTACCGCACCATCGAGTTCCTGCTCGGCAACAAGAACGTGCAGATGCTGCGCGTGTTCGGCCACGATCCGCACGGCCAGGCGGCGCTGCAGGCGGTGCTGGAAGCGCCCAGCCTGTACGAGGAGTTCCTGCGCTACCTGACCCGCTTCGGGCATGCGATTCCCGAGCAGTACCGGGCGCGCGACTGGCGCCAGCCGCACGTCAGCGACCCGCTGCTGCGGCCGGTGTTCGAGCGCATCTACGAGAACACCGACCGCTACTGGCGCGAGTATTCGCTGTGCGAGGACCTGGTGGACCTGGAGACCCAGTTCCAGCTGTGGCGCTTCCGCCACATGCGCACGGTGATGCGGGTGATCGGCTTCAAGCGCGGCACCGGCGGCTCCAGCGGCGTGGGCTTCCTGCAGCAGGCGCTGGCGCTGACCTTCTTTCCGGAGCTGTTCGAGGTGCGCACCTCGGTGGGGCTGCCGGACGGACGCGATGCGACGCTGCCGGGAGCGGCCGCCGGCAGTGCGGAATCCGGGGCCTGA
- a CDS encoding peptide MFS transporter, giving the protein MSVDDVASHHPASPPQPPAQPPEFKTLLGHPRPLWMLFMTEFWERFAFYGIRWALTLYIVAEFFQGSGAGEAPANRLYGAYLALVYASALFGGFVADRLIGYQRSLLIGAVVMSVGLFLIAVPNEEVFKIGLATIIAGNGLFKPNVSTMVGKLYPLNDPRRDSGFTIFYMGINAGGFFAPILTGLLADKLFGTEAMPAYKYVFIASGIGMLISLVWFWIGRHQLGAVGRPPAGGEGMGRTFGVLLATLVVIPVAYGLLLIDAGILGWILTALFVALCAMILVEGIREGRVPRDRSIAMLIVFVFNVMFFMFFEQAGSSFNFLAQNIVERDLGGWMFPVGWFQSVNTLAILVLGPVFVWLWVALKSANPSIPRKFGLGLIFNGLAFALLMYALSSLVDGAGKIPFWTLFMVYVIQTAGELCLSPIGLSMTTKLAPTKMVGFAMGGWFLSTAIGNNLSGIFAAGVSGDSGMTVASALKGYTFGFWALLGSGVLLFLIAPLINKLMHGVK; this is encoded by the coding sequence ATGAGCGTTGACGACGTCGCGTCGCACCACCCAGCCTCACCGCCGCAGCCGCCAGCGCAACCGCCCGAATTCAAGACCCTGCTGGGCCATCCACGGCCATTGTGGATGCTGTTCATGACAGAGTTCTGGGAGCGCTTCGCGTTCTACGGGATTCGTTGGGCGCTGACCCTGTACATCGTGGCCGAGTTCTTCCAGGGCTCCGGCGCGGGCGAGGCCCCGGCCAACCGGCTGTACGGCGCCTACCTGGCGCTGGTCTACGCCTCGGCGCTGTTCGGCGGCTTCGTCGCCGACCGGCTGATCGGCTACCAGCGCTCGCTGCTGATCGGCGCGGTGGTCATGTCGGTGGGCCTGTTCCTGATCGCGGTGCCGAACGAAGAGGTGTTCAAGATCGGCCTGGCCACGATCATCGCCGGCAACGGCCTGTTCAAGCCGAACGTGTCGACCATGGTCGGCAAGCTGTATCCGCTCAACGATCCGCGCCGCGATTCGGGCTTCACCATCTTCTACATGGGCATCAACGCCGGCGGCTTCTTCGCGCCGATCCTGACCGGCCTGCTGGCCGACAAGCTGTTCGGCACCGAAGCGATGCCGGCCTACAAGTACGTGTTCATCGCCTCCGGCATCGGCATGCTGATCAGCCTGGTGTGGTTCTGGATCGGACGCCACCAGCTCGGCGCGGTCGGCCGGCCGCCGGCCGGCGGCGAGGGCATGGGGCGCACGTTCGGGGTGCTGCTGGCGACGCTGGTGGTGATCCCGGTGGCCTACGGGCTGCTGCTGATCGATGCCGGCATTCTCGGCTGGATCCTGACCGCGCTGTTCGTGGCGCTGTGCGCGATGATCCTGGTCGAAGGCATCCGCGAGGGCCGCGTGCCGCGCGACCGCTCGATCGCGATGCTGATCGTGTTCGTGTTCAACGTGATGTTCTTCATGTTCTTCGAGCAGGCCGGCAGTTCGTTCAACTTCCTCGCGCAGAACATCGTCGAGCGCGACCTGGGCGGCTGGATGTTCCCGGTCGGCTGGTTCCAGTCGGTCAATACGCTGGCGATCCTGGTGCTGGGACCGGTGTTCGTGTGGCTGTGGGTGGCGCTGAAGTCGGCCAATCCGTCGATCCCGCGCAAGTTCGGCCTGGGCCTGATCTTCAACGGCCTGGCCTTCGCGCTGCTGATGTACGCCTTGTCCTCGCTGGTCGACGGCGCCGGCAAGATCCCGTTCTGGACCCTGTTCATGGTCTATGTGATCCAGACCGCCGGCGAGCTGTGCCTGTCGCCGATCGGCCTGTCGATGACCACCAAGCTGGCGCCGACCAAGATGGTGGGATTCGCGATGGGCGGCTGGTTCCTGTCCACCGCCATCGGCAACAACCTGTCGGGCATCTTCGCCGCAGGGGTCAGTGGCGACAGCGGCATGACCGTGGCCTCGGCGCTGAAGGGCTACACTTTCGGCTTCTGGGCGCTGCTTGGCTCGGGGGTGTTGTTGTTCCTGATCGCACCGCTGATCAACAAGTTGATGCACGGTGTCAAATGA
- a CDS encoding thioredoxin family protein, with amino-acid sequence MSNKTIKTIGRAAALMLALGGCGKGAAPEPEQAPAKPLDTSVQKPPVADPNQPVASGNTPAAADVAAAAALGAQFDPNRDPANDLETAEVEAKRGGKRILLDVGGEWCSWCHILDDFIEGDAEVRSFRDANYVWVKVNYSDDNKNEAFLAQYPKIEAYPHLLVLDADGKLLHSQFTGELEKGKGYDRKKFFDFLKQWAPPQT; translated from the coding sequence ATGTCGAACAAGACGATCAAGACGATAGGCCGCGCTGCGGCGCTGATGCTGGCGCTGGGCGGTTGCGGCAAGGGCGCCGCGCCGGAACCGGAACAGGCGCCGGCCAAGCCGCTGGACACCTCGGTGCAGAAGCCGCCGGTGGCCGATCCGAACCAGCCGGTGGCCTCGGGCAACACGCCTGCCGCCGCCGACGTGGCCGCGGCCGCGGCCCTGGGCGCGCAGTTCGATCCGAACCGCGATCCAGCCAACGACCTGGAAACGGCCGAGGTGGAAGCCAAGCGCGGCGGCAAGCGCATCCTGCTCGACGTGGGCGGCGAGTGGTGTTCGTGGTGCCACATCCTCGATGACTTCATCGAGGGCGACGCCGAGGTGCGCAGCTTCCGCGACGCCAACTACGTGTGGGTCAAGGTCAACTACAGCGACGACAACAAGAACGAAGCGTTCCTGGCCCAGTACCCGAAGATCGAGGCCTACCCGCACCTGCTGGTGCTGGATGCCGACGGCAAGCTGCTGCACTCGCAGTTCACCGGCGAGCTGGAGAAGGGCAAGGGCTACGACCGCAAGAAGTTCTTCGACTTCCTCAAGCAGTGGGCGCCGCCGCAGACGTAA
- a CDS encoding MarR family winged helix-turn-helix transcriptional regulator produces MTPITPAAPPAPEQPSLDLEQFLPYRISVLSNRISSNIARVYGERYGMAVTEWRAMAVLALSPGLSAGEVSERTAMDKVAVSRAVARLLERGFIQRETHGDDRRRSVLHLSAAGVEVYQVVAPMVLECERRLLAPFSEEEQRLLNRLIDRLAAEGLPSMTGK; encoded by the coding sequence ATGACGCCGATCACCCCCGCCGCCCCGCCCGCCCCCGAGCAGCCTTCGCTGGACCTGGAGCAGTTCCTGCCCTACCGCATCAGCGTGCTGTCCAACCGGATCAGCAGCAATATCGCCCGCGTCTACGGCGAGCGCTACGGCATGGCGGTGACCGAATGGCGGGCGATGGCGGTGCTGGCGCTGTCCCCGGGACTGTCGGCCGGCGAAGTGTCCGAGCGCACCGCGATGGACAAGGTGGCGGTGAGCCGCGCGGTGGCGCGCCTGCTGGAACGCGGCTTCATCCAGCGCGAGACCCATGGCGACGACCGCCGCCGCTCGGTGCTGCACCTGTCGGCCGCGGGGGTGGAGGTCTACCAGGTGGTCGCGCCGATGGTGCTGGAATGCGAGCGCCGCCTGCTGGCGCCGTTCAGCGAGGAAGAGCAGCGCCTGCTGAACCGGCTGATCGACCGCCTGGCCGCCGAGGGGCTGCCGAGCATGACTGGCAAGTGA
- the hppD gene encoding 4-hydroxyphenylpyruvate dioxygenase, translating into MSAQPQYPSQPANLGMQVTTFENPMGIDGFEFVEFAAPAGQGGQLHAYFRSMGFSAVLRHRRRAITVYRQGGVNFLVNEDPDSFAADFAAAHGPCACGFAIRFRHPAEDVFARVLENGGEAIADKADARAVPAPVVKGIGDCMLYLVDRYGEKGSVYAEFEPLPGAEPHPAGFGLTFIDHLTHNLYFGNMQRWSDYYERLFNFREIRYFDIKGAKTGLTSKAMTAPDGVVRIPLNESSDPKSQINEYLDAYHGEGIQHIACFTDDIYATVERMRAAGVEFLDTPEAYFEVIDQRIPDHGEDVARLTRNRILIDADPETKQRKLLQIFTQNCIGPIFFEIIQRKGNEGFGEGNFQALFESIERDQMKRGVL; encoded by the coding sequence ATGAGCGCACAACCGCAGTATCCGTCCCAGCCGGCCAACCTGGGCATGCAGGTCACCACGTTCGAGAACCCGATGGGCATCGACGGTTTCGAATTCGTCGAGTTCGCCGCGCCCGCCGGCCAGGGCGGACAGTTGCACGCCTATTTCCGCAGCATGGGCTTCAGCGCGGTGCTGCGCCATCGCCGCCGCGCGATCACCGTGTACCGGCAGGGCGGGGTCAATTTCCTGGTCAACGAGGACCCGGATTCGTTCGCCGCCGATTTCGCCGCCGCGCACGGTCCCTGCGCCTGCGGCTTCGCGATCCGCTTCCGGCATCCGGCCGAGGACGTGTTCGCCAGGGTGCTGGAGAACGGCGGCGAGGCCATCGCCGACAAGGCCGACGCGCGCGCGGTGCCGGCGCCGGTGGTCAAGGGCATCGGCGACTGCATGCTGTACCTGGTCGACCGCTATGGCGAAAAGGGTTCGGTGTACGCCGAGTTCGAGCCGCTGCCCGGTGCCGAGCCGCATCCGGCCGGCTTCGGCCTGACCTTCATCGACCACCTGACCCACAACCTGTATTTCGGCAACATGCAGCGCTGGTCCGACTATTACGAGCGCTTGTTCAACTTCCGCGAAATCCGCTACTTCGACATCAAGGGCGCCAAGACCGGGCTGACCTCCAAGGCGATGACCGCGCCGGACGGCGTGGTGCGCATCCCGCTCAACGAGTCCTCCGACCCGAAGAGCCAGATCAACGAATATCTCGACGCCTACCACGGCGAAGGCATCCAGCATATTGCCTGCTTCACCGACGACATCTACGCAACCGTGGAGCGGATGCGCGCGGCCGGCGTGGAATTCCTGGACACCCCGGAGGCGTATTTCGAGGTGATCGACCAGCGCATCCCCGACCATGGCGAGGACGTGGCGCGGCTGACCAGGAACAGGATCCTGATCGATGCCGACCCGGAGACCAAGCAGCGCAAGCTGCTGCAGATCTTCACCCAGAACTGCATCGGCCCGATCTTCTTCGAGATCATCCAGCGCAAGGGCAATGAGGGGTTTGGCGAAGGCAACTTCCAGGCGCTGTTCGAGAGCATCGAGCGCGACCAGATGAAGCGCGGCGTGCTCTGA
- a CDS encoding endonuclease domain-containing protein, producing the protein MTNAERKLWSCLRGGQLQGFKFRRQYPIPPYVADFCCVASKLIVELDGSQHSEPGDATRTRWLESQGWRIVRFWNNDVLLSTDAVIQLIYGVIAAPYPHPNPSPDGRGA; encoded by the coding sequence ATGACCAACGCCGAACGCAAACTGTGGAGCTGCCTGAGAGGTGGGCAGTTGCAAGGCTTCAAGTTCCGGCGCCAGTATCCCATCCCTCCCTATGTCGCCGATTTTTGCTGCGTGGCGTCGAAGCTGATCGTCGAGCTCGATGGTTCGCAACACAGCGAACCGGGGGATGCCACAAGAACACGCTGGCTTGAGTCGCAAGGCTGGCGAATCGTCCGCTTCTGGAACAACGATGTGCTGCTGTCGACAGACGCAGTGATTCAGTTAATTTACGGCGTTATAGCGGCTCCGTACCCTCACCCCAACCCCTCTCCCGATGGGAGAGGGGCTTGA
- the hmgA gene encoding homogentisate 1,2-dioxygenase, with protein MHDHHRYMSGFGNAFATEAVRGALPQGQNSPQRVAHGLYAEQLSGTAFTAPRGVNRRSWLYRIRPAAVHGTFAAYTQAGGFHNDFDAGPVSPDQLRWSPLPLPLPLPQAPVDFVDGLYTMAGNGSAAAQHGVAVHLYAANASMQGRFFYNADAELLIVPQLGRLQLCTELGTLDLEPQEIAVIPRGVRLRVALLDAQARGYVCENFGALLRLPDLGPIGANGLANPRDFLTPVAAYEEDEGDFALIAKFQGHLWRAPIAHSPLDVVAWHGNYAPYKYDLRRFNTIGSISFDHPDPSIFTVLTAPSDTPGTANLDFAIFPPRWLVAQHTFRPPWFHRNVASEFMGLVHGVYDAKAEGFAPGGASLHNCMSGHGPDAATFDKASQADLSRPDVIADSMAFMFETRAVLRPTAQALAADHRQRDYQQCWQDLRRHFRAP; from the coding sequence ATGCATGACCATCATCGCTACATGTCCGGCTTCGGCAACGCATTCGCCACCGAGGCCGTGCGCGGTGCGTTGCCGCAGGGGCAGAACTCGCCGCAGCGCGTCGCGCATGGCCTGTACGCCGAGCAGCTGTCGGGTACCGCGTTCACCGCACCGCGCGGCGTCAACCGGCGCAGCTGGCTGTACCGGATCCGTCCGGCGGCGGTGCATGGCACGTTCGCCGCATACACGCAGGCCGGCGGTTTCCACAACGACTTCGATGCCGGGCCGGTGTCGCCGGACCAACTGCGCTGGAGTCCGCTGCCGCTGCCGCTGCCGCTGCCGCAGGCGCCGGTGGATTTCGTCGACGGCCTGTACACCATGGCCGGCAACGGCTCGGCCGCCGCGCAGCACGGCGTGGCGGTGCATCTGTACGCGGCCAACGCCTCGATGCAGGGCCGCTTCTTCTACAACGCCGACGCCGAACTGCTGATCGTGCCGCAGCTCGGGCGGCTGCAGCTGTGCACCGAACTGGGCACGCTCGACCTGGAGCCACAGGAGATCGCGGTGATCCCGCGCGGCGTGCGCTTGCGCGTCGCGCTGCTCGACGCGCAGGCGCGCGGCTACGTGTGCGAGAACTTCGGCGCGCTGCTGCGGCTGCCCGACCTGGGGCCGATCGGCGCCAACGGCCTGGCCAATCCGCGCGATTTCCTGACCCCGGTGGCCGCCTACGAGGAAGACGAAGGCGACTTCGCGCTGATCGCCAAGTTCCAGGGCCACCTGTGGCGTGCGCCGATCGCGCATTCGCCGCTGGACGTGGTGGCCTGGCACGGCAACTACGCACCGTACAAGTACGATCTGCGCCGCTTCAACACCATCGGCTCGATCAGCTTCGATCATCCCGACCCGAGCATCTTCACCGTGCTCACCGCGCCCAGCGACACGCCGGGCACCGCCAACCTGGATTTCGCGATCTTCCCGCCGCGCTGGCTGGTGGCGCAGCACACCTTCCGCCCGCCATGGTTCCACCGCAACGTGGCCAGCGAGTTCATGGGCCTGGTGCATGGCGTGTACGACGCCAAGGCCGAAGGCTTCGCGCCCGGCGGCGCCTCGCTGCACAACTGCATGAGCGGGCATGGCCCGGACGCGGCCACCTTCGACAAGGCCTCGCAGGCGGACCTGTCGCGGCCGGACGTGATCGCCGACAGCATGGCCTTCATGTTCGAGACCCGCGCGGTGCTGCGCCCGACCGCGCAGGCGTTGGCCGCCGACCATCGCCAGCGCGACTACCAGCAGTGCTGGCAGGATCTGCGCCGCCACTTCCGCGCGCCCTGA
- a CDS encoding calcium/sodium antiporter, translating into MASAIGLVLVGLLLLALGGDSIVKAAAGLAQRCGASPFVAGLLLVAFGTSLPELAVNARAYVVGAQDLALGNAVGSNIANLGLTLALAALAAPLLVRTRMLAPLLVVLAVATLALIGFGLDGAISRLEGVLLLLGFVGVVVFLLRRARSENATRQLGLSGYAVTRTALGLNLLRLLIAIVLLYFGAKLVVDAAPRLGAAWGLSPLLVGLLPVAIGTALPEVAAAIAAARRGQGDMVVGHVLGSSLFNLLVVIGGMAALRPLPLPASFVRLELPAAVALSVVLYPMLRGDMRISRGEGAVLLLAFLAWVGLEVVLVG; encoded by the coding sequence ATGGCGAGCGCGATCGGCTTGGTGCTGGTGGGACTGCTGCTGCTGGCCTTGGGCGGCGACTCGATCGTCAAGGCGGCCGCAGGCCTGGCGCAGCGCTGTGGCGCCTCGCCGTTCGTCGCCGGCCTGCTGCTGGTGGCGTTCGGCACCTCGCTGCCGGAACTGGCGGTCAATGCGCGCGCCTACGTGGTCGGCGCGCAGGACCTGGCGCTGGGCAACGCGGTTGGCAGCAACATCGCCAACCTGGGCCTGACCCTGGCCCTGGCCGCGTTGGCGGCGCCGCTGCTGGTGCGCACGCGGATGCTGGCGCCGTTGCTGGTGGTGCTGGCGGTGGCGACGCTGGCGCTGATCGGCTTCGGCCTGGACGGGGCGATCTCGCGGCTGGAAGGCGTGCTGTTGTTGCTGGGCTTCGTCGGCGTGGTGGTATTCCTGCTGCGCCGCGCGCGCAGCGAGAACGCGACGCGCCAGCTCGGCCTGTCCGGCTATGCGGTGACCCGCACCGCGCTTGGCCTGAATCTGCTGCGCCTGCTGATCGCAATCGTGCTGCTGTACTTCGGCGCCAAACTCGTCGTCGATGCGGCGCCGCGGCTCGGCGCCGCCTGGGGCCTGTCGCCGCTGCTGGTGGGCCTGCTGCCGGTCGCGATCGGCACCGCGCTGCCGGAAGTCGCCGCCGCGATCGCTGCGGCGCGGCGCGGGCAGGGCGACATGGTGGTCGGGCATGTGCTCGGCTCCAGCCTGTTCAACCTGCTGGTGGTGATCGGCGGCATGGCCGCGCTGCGTCCGCTGCCGCTGCCGGCCTCGTTCGTGCGCCTGGAACTGCCGGCGGCGGTGGCGCTGAGCGTGGTGCTGTATCCGATGCTGCGCGGCGACATGCGCATCAGCCGCGGCGAAGGCGCGGTGCTGCTGCTCGCGTTTCTGGCCTGGGTCGGGCTGGAAGTGGTGCTGGTGGGGTGA
- a CDS encoding Na+/H+ antiporter subunit G, with amino-acid sequence MIGLLQVGLSLLLIVGCFFILLGALGLVKLSDFFKRLHAPTKASTLGVGCVLLASVGYHLFLGQDPQPRELLITAFLFITAPISAHMMAKAALSLMMEQRPQVPGSSDHADKEGLPPTAQQDER; translated from the coding sequence ATGATCGGGCTGCTGCAGGTCGGGCTGTCGCTGCTGCTGATCGTCGGCTGCTTCTTCATCCTGCTCGGCGCGCTGGGGCTGGTGAAGCTGTCGGATTTCTTCAAGCGCCTGCACGCACCGACCAAGGCCAGCACCCTGGGCGTGGGCTGCGTGCTGCTGGCCTCGGTCGGCTACCACCTGTTCCTGGGCCAGGACCCGCAACCGCGCGAACTGCTGATCACCGCGTTCCTGTTCATCACCGCGCCGATCAGCGCGCACATGATGGCCAAGGCGGCGCTGTCGCTGATGATGGAGCAGCGGCCACAGGTGCCGGGCAGCAGCGATCATGCCGACAAGGAAGGGCTGCCGCCGACGGCGCAGCAGGACGAGCGCTGA
- a CDS encoding K+/H+ antiporter subunit F, which yields MTGHMFIEGTIAVCMHVVALAMLLALWRLLRGPTVPDRILALDTLSVTAIAELMLFGMYLDSPVYFEAALVIAMLGFGSTVVLSKFVLRRDIVE from the coding sequence ATGACCGGTCACATGTTCATCGAGGGCACCATCGCCGTGTGCATGCATGTGGTGGCATTGGCGATGCTGCTGGCGTTGTGGCGGCTGCTGCGCGGACCGACCGTGCCCGATCGCATCCTGGCGCTGGACACGCTGTCGGTGACCGCGATCGCCGAGCTGATGCTGTTCGGCATGTATCTGGATTCGCCGGTGTACTTCGAAGCGGCGCTGGTCATCGCCATGCTCGGCTTCGGCAGCACCGTGGTGCTGAGCAAGTTCGTCTTGCGCCGGGACATCGTCGAATGA
- a CDS encoding Na+/H+ antiporter subunit E, whose amino-acid sequence MRRPWLRRLFPSWPLSITVTVFWLLMSDSFSLGQLLLGALLGVAVPLFAARLDREFARIGSLRSVPKMLCVVAWDIVRSNVVVARQVLGPESRIHPGFIWVPLDIANIHGIAALTSMITLTPGTVSAALSDDRKYLLVHVLHLDDAETVIRQIKTRYEAPLMEIFP is encoded by the coding sequence ATGCGCCGTCCCTGGTTGCGCCGCCTGTTTCCGTCCTGGCCGCTGAGCATCACCGTCACCGTGTTCTGGCTGCTGATGAGCGACAGCTTCAGCCTGGGCCAGCTGCTGCTGGGCGCGCTGCTGGGTGTGGCGGTACCGCTGTTCGCCGCGCGCCTGGACCGCGAGTTCGCGCGCATCGGCTCGCTGCGCTCGGTGCCGAAGATGCTGTGCGTGGTCGCCTGGGACATCGTGCGCTCCAACGTGGTGGTGGCGCGGCAGGTGCTGGGCCCGGAATCGCGGATCCACCCCGGCTTCATCTGGGTGCCGCTGGACATCGCCAACATCCACGGCATCGCCGCGCTGACCAGCATGATCACGCTGACCCCGGGCACGGTGTCGGCGGCGCTGTCGGACGACCGCAAATATCTGTTGGTGCACGTGCTGCACCTGGACGACGCCGAGACCGTGATCCGGCAGATCAAGACGCGCTACGAAGCGCCCCTGATGGAGATCTTCCCATGA
- a CDS encoding monovalent cation/H+ antiporter subunit D yields MNHLLILPILIPLLGAALSLFVEHRRYGRHVRRAVAWTAMAALAAAVIALFVRAGDGQVQVYLLGDWPSRLGIALMADRLSAWMLLTTTLLAAACLLHACAGWDRRAPHFHALFQFQLVGLNGAFLTGDVFNLFVFFEVMLIASYGLLLSGGRGLRLRVGFHYVVFNVTSSTLFLIALGLLYALLGSLNMAELSQRIAQAPPENLRLIKASFGLLLLVFCAKAALLPLYLWLPETYARAPAPVAALFVVMTKVGLYAVLRVSTLILGSQAQALDGYARDWLLWLGIGTLLLAALGVLAAVRLRVLVGYLVIVSAATLFIAFALDAPGTLGAGLYYLAHSSFVAAALFLIADLIRRRRGDASDRKEVIAPLPGKTVPGVLFLIAAVSVAGLPPLSGFLAKVAILSATPAGNVAPVWAAVLLSSLMVIMGLTRAGVRLFWRVPGEQHVDDDGIEHVPQPPPRKARARPLETAATLLLLGYGVAMTLAAGPMLRYTEAAAAQLLRPADYATQLRATAPVLREP; encoded by the coding sequence ATGAACCATCTGCTGATCCTGCCGATCCTGATCCCGCTGCTCGGCGCCGCCCTGTCGCTGTTCGTCGAGCACCGCCGCTACGGGCGCCACGTGCGCCGCGCCGTGGCCTGGACCGCGATGGCGGCGCTGGCCGCGGCGGTGATCGCGCTGTTCGTGCGCGCCGGCGACGGCCAGGTGCAGGTGTATCTGCTCGGCGACTGGCCATCGCGGCTGGGCATCGCGCTGATGGCCGACCGCCTGTCGGCGTGGATGCTGCTGACCACCACCCTGCTCGCCGCGGCCTGCCTGCTGCACGCCTGCGCCGGCTGGGACCGGCGCGCGCCGCACTTCCACGCGCTGTTCCAGTTCCAGCTGGTCGGCCTCAATGGCGCGTTCCTGACCGGCGATGTGTTCAACCTGTTCGTGTTCTTCGAGGTGATGCTGATCGCCTCCTACGGCCTGCTGCTCAGCGGCGGACGCGGCCTGCGCCTGCGCGTGGGCTTCCACTACGTGGTGTTCAACGTCACTTCCTCCACCCTGTTCCTGATCGCGCTGGGCCTGCTGTACGCGCTGCTCGGCTCGTTGAACATGGCCGAGCTGTCGCAGCGCATCGCGCAGGCGCCGCCGGAGAACCTGCGCCTGATCAAGGCCAGCTTCGGCCTGTTGCTGCTGGTGTTCTGCGCCAAGGCCGCGCTGCTGCCGCTGTACCTGTGGCTGCCGGAAACCTATGCGCGCGCGCCGGCGCCGGTGGCGGCGCTGTTCGTGGTGATGACCAAGGTCGGGTTGTACGCGGTGCTGCGGGTGAGCACGCTGATCCTGGGCAGCCAGGCGCAGGCGCTGGACGGCTATGCGCGCGACTGGCTGCTGTGGCTGGGCATCGGCACGCTGCTGCTGGCCGCGCTCGGGGTGCTGGCCGCGGTGCGCCTGCGGGTGCTGGTCGGCTACCTGGTGATCGTGTCGGCGGCGACGCTGTTCATCGCCTTCGCGTTGGACGCGCCGGGCACGCTCGGCGCCGGCCTGTACTACCTGGCGCACAGCAGCTTCGTCGCCGCGGCGCTGTTCCTGATCGCCGACCTGATCCGGCGCCGCCGCGGCGATGCCAGCGACCGCAAGGAAGTGATCGCGCCGCTGCCGGGCAAGACCGTGCCCGGCGTGCTGTTCCTGATCGCCGCGGTGTCGGTGGCCGGGTTGCCGCCGCTGTCCGGGTTCCTGGCCAAGGTCGCGATCCTGAGCGCGACGCCGGCAGGCAACGTCGCGCCGGTGTGGGCCGCGGTGCTGCTCAGCAGCCTGATGGTGATCATGGGCCTGACCCGCGCCGGCGTGCGCCTGTTCTGGCGCGTGCCGGGCGAGCAGCACGTCGACGACGACGGCATCGAACACGTGCCGCAGCCGCCGCCGCGCAAGGCGCGCGCGCGGCCGCTGGAAACCGCCGCGACGCTGCTGCTGCTCGGCTACGGCGTGGCGATGACCCTCGCCGCCGGGCCGATGCTGCGCTATACCGAGGCCGCCGCCGCGCAGTTGCTGCGTCCGGCCGATTACGCCACCCAACTGCGCGCCACCGCGCCAGTACTGCGGGAGCCCTGA
- a CDS encoding Na+/H+ antiporter subunit C: protein MELALASAIGVLTAVGVYLLLRTRSFDVILGMTVLSYATNLLIFAGGRLLQGKAPVLRDGVAPTLAEHADPLPQALVLTAIVIAFAMTAVSIVLAMRSRGDNRSDHVDARADHDGDSAR from the coding sequence ATGGAACTGGCCCTGGCAAGCGCGATCGGCGTGCTGACCGCGGTCGGCGTGTACCTGCTGCTGCGCACGCGCAGCTTCGACGTGATCCTGGGCATGACCGTGCTGTCCTACGCCACCAACCTGCTGATCTTCGCCGGCGGGCGATTGCTGCAGGGCAAGGCGCCGGTGCTGCGCGACGGCGTCGCGCCGACCCTGGCCGAGCACGCCGATCCGCTGCCGCAGGCGCTGGTGCTGACCGCAATCGTGATCGCCTTCGCGATGACCGCGGTCAGCATCGTGCTGGCGATGCGCAGCCGCGGCGACAACCGCAGCGACCACGTCGATGCGCGCGCCGATCACGACGGCGATAGCGCGCGATGA